The sequence ACGGGGCCGCGGCGGGGGAGTTCGACGCCCGGCACGAGGACAAGCGGCACGTCGCGTTCGGCCACGGCGTGCACCGCTGTGTCGGCCCGGTACTGAGCCGTATGGAGGTGAGCATCGCGGTGCGGGAGCTGTTCACGCGATTCCCCGGCCTGCGGCTCGCCGCGGAGCCCGGTCAACTCCCCGGCCAGGGAACCTTCGTGATGAACGGCCGCCTCGCGCTGCCGGTCCACCTCTGAGAGGGCGGCGGCGCCGCACCGCCGGGACGGGCGCAACCAGGAAGATGCCCCCCGCCCCCGCCCTTGCGACGCTGGGGCGAGAGCGCGGTGCATCCATCCGGTCCCACGGTGAGAGGAAAAGGCATGGAGAGCGCGACGACCACGGACGGGACTCCCCAGGAGACGGACGCGATCGCCGACATGTTCGACGAGTCCTCCGACATGTCGGAGGTCTTCAACGACGGTCAGGTGCATCTGTCCTACTGGTACGACGAGGAGGACGAAGCCCCCCTGATCGAGGCCGCGCAGCGGCTGACCCGCAAGGTGGCGGACTCGCTGGGCCTGCGCGAGGGCGACCGGGTCCTCGACGTCGGCTGCGGCCTCGGGGCCCCGGCCCTCCAGCTCGCCACCGAGTACGGGGTGCGGGTCACCGGCGTCAACATCAGCCCCCGCCAGGTGGCCGAGGCACGCGCCCGCGCCCGCAAGGCCGGACTGGCGGACCAGGTCGACTTCCACCTGGGCGACTACGGGTCCCTCGACCTCCCGGACGACAGCTTCGACGCGGTGGTGGCGATGGAGTCCCTCGTCTACGTCGCCGATCTCGGGCACACCCTCGGCAGCCTGCGCCGGGTGATGCGCCCCGGCGCGCGGCTGTCCCTGGCCGAGCCCACCCGGGAGGGCCTCGGTGTCGTGGCCGCCGCCGGGTTCGCCGCCGACTTCGGCGCGAAGTGGCTGCTGTCGGTGGAGGACTGGCTGGGTCCCCTGCGGGAGGCCGGCTTCGAGCCGATGGAGTACCTCCAGTGCGGGCCGCGCGTCTTCGGCATGGGCCCCAAGTACCTGCACGCCGTGGACGTCCGGCGCGAGGAGCTGGCCGCGCGCTTCGGCGGGGCCGCCGTCGACGAACTCCGCGGGACGCTGGAGACCTTCTTCGCCCCGGGAGCGAGCCGGATCGGCT comes from Streptomyces sp. Tu6071 and encodes:
- a CDS encoding SAM-dependent methyltransferase; this encodes MESATTTDGTPQETDAIADMFDESSDMSEVFNDGQVHLSYWYDEEDEAPLIEAAQRLTRKVADSLGLREGDRVLDVGCGLGAPALQLATEYGVRVTGVNISPRQVAEARARARKAGLADQVDFHLGDYGSLDLPDDSFDAVVAMESLVYVADLGHTLGSLRRVMRPGARLSLAEPTREGLGVVAAAGFAADFGAKWLLSVEDWLGPLREAGFEPMEYLQCGPRVFGMGPKYLHAVDVRREELAARFGGAAVDELRGTLETFFAPGASRIGYAIITARKPRD